The DNA window TTGCCCAGGTCGCTACGCCCCGATCGCGCATTCGAAGTGTCCTGAGTGATCGAATGTGGAATGTTGGGACTGCGAACTCGTGGTGGCGGTGAGAGGGAGGGACAACCGGTGAAGTCGTGGTTGTTTCTGGTATTCGGCGTCGTGGCGTGCGCTGGATACTTCGCAAGTCCACCAGGACTCGTCTCGGAATCGGTGTTCGTCGGCATCGGACTGATCTCGGTATCGGCAGTTGTTGCAGGGATCTGGAACTACCGGCCCGCCACAACGCGGGCATGGGGGCTTATCGCAACCGGGTCTGCACTTTGGGTTGCGGGCGACGCCATGTACCTCTACATCTCGCAGAGCCAGGGCACCGTCCCGATGCCGTCCCCTGCGGACTACATCTACCTCGTCGGCTACCCGGTACTCGCGGCGGGTCTCTACTTGTTGGTCCACGACGGCTGGCGGAGAGGCGATCTCGGGCACGTCGCCAACAGCACGATCGTCATGATCGCATTCGGTTTGATGCTGTGGATATTCGTCGTGCACCCAAACGCGGTCGACGTCTCCACCGAAGCCGGACTCCTTGCCGTCGTTTACCCCGCCATGGACATTTTTCTACTCGGCCTTCTCGTCCATTTCGTCAGCGCGACACAGTGGCAGAATGCGGCATTCCGACTGCTCATAGCCGCCGTCGTGCTTGTCCTCGCCGCCGACACTGCAGCGGAACTCGTAGCTTTCACCGTTGCCGGACACGATGTCGCGGACGCGGGCTACCTGGGTTACAACATCCTCGTCGGCACCGCTGCACTACACCCCTCGATGCGCCGGCTGTCCGCCCCGTCACCCCGCAGCAGCGTTTCGACCATCGCGGCGTCGTTCAACTTCCCCACCGTGCTCATCGTCACCGCGGCTGCACTGACCACACCCGCGGTCATGGCGATCATGCTGATCCGCGATGAACCCGTGCGGGAATGGGGATGGGGTGTCGTGCTGAGCGCAACAATCCTCGTCTGCCTGGTCTTCGTGCGGGTGAGCGAACTACTTCTGCTACTGCAACGGCAGACGAAGACGCTACGGAACGTGGCCGACACCGATCATCTCACCGGCCTACTGAACCGCCGCGGTCTCGAACGATGGATCGACGTCAACGACACCGACCAGCGACCACTTGCATTCCTGCTGCTCGACATCGATCGATTCAAGGACATCAACGACACCTTCGGCCACCGAATCGGCGACGACGTGGTCCGGGCCGTCGCCCACCGCGTTGTTCGCGCAGTCGGCCTGCGCGGAGTAGTCGCCCGGGTCGGCGCCGACGAGTTCCTGATCGCCACCACGACCTACCCGTTCGAAGCGGAGGGCATCGCCCACGACGTGCACCACTCGCTACGTCGGCCGGTCACCACCGCAGATGCGACGCTGTTCATCGAAGTCAGTATCGGGATTTCGATGTCGGCAGAATCGACGGCGGAGACCGTGGGCCAACAGGCCTACCTGGCGATGGAATCGGCCAAGACGGTCCAACCTCGCACCGCCGTGTACGACAGTTCGATGGCTCGCGACAACAGTGCCCAGCTGCTTCTTCTCAGCGAGCTGACCACGGCAATCGATCAGCATCATCTCGAGCTCTATTACCAACTTCAGGTCGATCTCACAGCCATGGAGGCAGTCGGCGTCGAAGCTCTACTGCGGTGGAACCATCCTGTCCGCGGACTGATCGAACCGGACTCGTTTCTGCCGATGGCAGAGCGCACCGGCTTGATCCGCCCGCTTCTGGACTTCGTGCTCACTCAGACGACGACGCAGCACCTCGAGTGGAGACGCGAGGGCATCGATCTCGCACTCTCCATCAACGTCTCGACTCGAAACTTGCTCGACACCACACTCGTCGAGCGGGTTCGACGGGTGCTCGACGCCGGCATGGACCCGCGAATGCTCACGATCGAGATCACCGAGACTTCGTCGATGACGAACCCACCGCTGGCCATCGAAACCCTGGCCGAGTTGCGTCGGCTGGGAGTGAGCCTCGCGATCGATGACTACGGAACCGGGTACAGCTCGCTGGCCTACCTTCAGCGATTACCGGTGCAGCAGTTGAAAATCGACAAGACGTTCGTGCTCGATATGATGACGGCCCCTGCGCATCGAGTCATCGTACGATCGACAATCGACCTGGCACGCACCCTCGGTCTCACCATCACCGCCGAAGGCGTCGAAGACCTCGACACCCTCATGGAATTGAAAGCGCTGTGCTGCAACTATGCCCAGGGATACTATGTTGGACGTCCGGTGCCGGCCGAGGAGATACCGGCTTCGGTGTCCAAGCTGAACGCAGAACTGAAGGAGTGCACGGATACCCGATGAGCGACACCGAAAACCCGATGTCGGTCTACACCGCAATCCGATCACGCCGCGACGTTCGTGCCGAGTTCACCGGACAGATCGTCGAAGACGATGTGCTGCACAGGATTTTGGACGCCGCCCATCATGCACCGAGCGTGGGCAATACCCAACCGTGGGATTTCGTGATCGTACGGTCCCCCGAAACACTGGCCGAATTCGGAAAACACGTCGCCGATGAACGTGTGGCGTTCGCAGAATCGCTCCCCGCAGATCGACGAGAAACGTTCG is part of the Rhodococcus sovatensis genome and encodes:
- a CDS encoding bifunctional diguanylate cyclase/phosphodiesterase produces the protein MKSWLFLVFGVVACAGYFASPPGLVSESVFVGIGLISVSAVVAGIWNYRPATTRAWGLIATGSALWVAGDAMYLYISQSQGTVPMPSPADYIYLVGYPVLAAGLYLLVHDGWRRGDLGHVANSTIVMIAFGLMLWIFVVHPNAVDVSTEAGLLAVVYPAMDIFLLGLLVHFVSATQWQNAAFRLLIAAVVLVLAADTAAELVAFTVAGHDVADAGYLGYNILVGTAALHPSMRRLSAPSPRSSVSTIAASFNFPTVLIVTAAALTTPAVMAIMLIRDEPVREWGWGVVLSATILVCLVFVRVSELLLLLQRQTKTLRNVADTDHLTGLLNRRGLERWIDVNDTDQRPLAFLLLDIDRFKDINDTFGHRIGDDVVRAVAHRVVRAVGLRGVVARVGADEFLIATTTYPFEAEGIAHDVHHSLRRPVTTADATLFIEVSIGISMSAESTAETVGQQAYLAMESAKTVQPRTAVYDSSMARDNSAQLLLLSELTTAIDQHHLELYYQLQVDLTAMEAVGVEALLRWNHPVRGLIEPDSFLPMAERTGLIRPLLDFVLTQTTTQHLEWRREGIDLALSINVSTRNLLDTTLVERVRRVLDAGMDPRMLTIEITETSSMTNPPLAIETLAELRRLGVSLAIDDYGTGYSSLAYLQRLPVQQLKIDKTFVLDMMTAPAHRVIVRSTIDLARTLGLTITAEGVEDLDTLMELKALCCNYAQGYYVGRPVPAEEIPASVSKLNAELKECTDTR